A genome region from Deinococcus yavapaiensis KR-236 includes the following:
- a CDS encoding ATP-binding protein produces the protein MTSSNNSLAAFEAVWANVLKSQLERDYLSDLPRIDQRAPVKWEELAVLVPEHDWGFVRLADLPLSADTSVDTDLFDFQSVLAALATLSGLHEDHASSGFRLALILLGDRGRYALHLGVARRRPHSTNADASNVDTVLRQVETVARSHLPGVAATPLKEHERRELLQHLASLHRASAITGIPTLREGADRYLVQSLDRFAGQLREERFALVVLAQPLADGTIVNLQQGLMQLIAEVHPLVKRSVNRSWNESSSASQFKSWDEVKRGLASATIPSMLGTLVQAGVGLAAAAAVPLVAAAPIAGPLAALTLGGAAVAGAVNSLRKNVTTGTSEGETIEVLDRRAQYAETTLEAHFERLQSGRNLGLWETGVYLLSDSEATDQLGASLLRSLGSGAETHLEPLRVHHLAHLRRPEVPSGAIQLLQFPNLQPSFFGLQRPHPLGEHYQRLTTVLNTEELSIWMSLPRRDLPGVSARPRPPHFTTDAPRADGDFIALGHLMDRGAILAHSYPVELQHFTRHAFITGTTGSGKSVTSRHLLRELARRGVPYLVLEPAKTEYLEWALAERKPGANVRVFMPGATSWKGTPLDALHLNPFEVPDGYATQSHLDRLKATLTASFPMQEVLPILLEAALVRTYEQNGWLDDEEPVVRTFPMLSHLMEAVDAVLAEEAYAADVQRNLRTALRHRIKSLMKGAKGQLFNVATSTPLHDLLDAPAVVNLSMLSDDADKSLVMGLLLGLLYERRFTQGPSDLRHVTFVEEAHRVLRKPAPDTPSGKAFVAEMFADLLAEVRAYGEGLVIVDQVPAKLIPDALKNTNLKIVHRLQASDDQDSLAAVMGLEDEQKRAISLLRRGQAIVQTDDRAALVQIPGEASVQVPTAEKELT, from the coding sequence ATGACGTCATCGAACAACTCCCTGGCCGCTTTCGAAGCCGTGTGGGCGAACGTCCTGAAAAGTCAACTCGAACGCGACTACCTCAGCGACTTGCCGCGCATCGATCAACGCGCCCCCGTGAAGTGGGAGGAACTCGCCGTCCTCGTGCCCGAGCACGACTGGGGCTTCGTACGACTCGCCGACCTCCCACTCAGCGCGGACACGTCCGTCGACACGGACCTCTTCGATTTCCAAAGCGTCCTCGCCGCCCTCGCGACCTTGTCCGGCTTGCACGAAGATCACGCCAGCAGCGGCTTCCGCCTCGCGTTGATCCTCCTCGGGGACCGCGGACGCTACGCGCTGCACCTCGGCGTCGCGCGTCGCCGACCACACAGCACGAACGCCGACGCGTCCAACGTGGACACGGTCCTGCGGCAAGTCGAGACGGTCGCGCGCAGCCACCTTCCGGGCGTGGCCGCCACCCCGCTCAAGGAACACGAACGCCGCGAGTTGCTGCAGCACCTCGCGTCCCTGCACCGTGCGAGCGCCATCACCGGCATTCCCACCTTGCGTGAAGGCGCCGATCGCTACCTCGTGCAGTCTCTGGATCGCTTCGCGGGGCAGCTTCGTGAAGAACGCTTCGCGCTCGTGGTGCTCGCGCAACCCCTCGCGGACGGCACCATCGTGAACTTGCAGCAAGGCTTGATGCAACTCATCGCCGAAGTGCACCCGCTCGTGAAGCGCAGCGTCAACCGCTCGTGGAATGAAAGCTCCAGCGCTTCGCAATTCAAGTCTTGGGATGAAGTCAAGCGCGGCTTGGCGTCGGCGACCATCCCGTCCATGCTCGGCACCCTCGTGCAAGCAGGCGTCGGCTTGGCCGCCGCGGCCGCCGTCCCGCTGGTGGCGGCCGCCCCCATCGCCGGGCCGCTCGCTGCCCTTACGCTCGGAGGCGCCGCCGTGGCCGGCGCGGTCAATTCGCTGCGCAAGAACGTCACCACCGGCACGTCCGAAGGCGAAACGATCGAGGTGCTTGATCGTCGCGCGCAATACGCCGAAACGACGCTTGAAGCGCACTTCGAACGCTTGCAAAGCGGACGCAACCTCGGTTTGTGGGAAACCGGGGTGTACTTGCTGAGCGACTCGGAAGCAACCGATCAACTGGGCGCGAGCTTGCTGCGCAGCCTCGGCTCCGGTGCGGAAACGCACCTTGAGCCGCTGCGCGTCCACCACTTGGCGCATTTGCGTCGCCCAGAAGTGCCGAGCGGCGCGATTCAACTGCTGCAATTCCCGAACTTGCAACCTTCGTTCTTCGGCTTGCAACGCCCCCACCCGCTGGGTGAGCATTACCAGCGCCTCACCACCGTGCTGAACACCGAGGAGCTGAGCATCTGGATGAGCCTCCCGCGCCGCGACCTGCCCGGTGTGAGCGCACGGCCCCGCCCGCCGCACTTCACGACGGACGCGCCACGCGCCGATGGTGACTTCATCGCCCTCGGGCACCTCATGGACCGCGGAGCGATCCTCGCGCACTCGTACCCGGTGGAATTGCAGCACTTCACGCGGCATGCGTTCATCACCGGCACGACTGGCAGCGGCAAAAGCGTCACGAGCCGTCACTTGCTGCGCGAACTCGCGCGGCGCGGCGTGCCGTACCTCGTGCTTGAACCTGCCAAGACCGAGTACCTCGAGTGGGCGCTCGCAGAGCGCAAACCCGGCGCGAACGTTCGGGTGTTCATGCCCGGCGCAACTTCATGGAAAGGAACGCCCCTCGACGCGCTGCACCTCAATCCATTCGAAGTGCCCGACGGGTACGCGACGCAAAGCCACCTCGACCGCCTCAAAGCCACCCTCACGGCGAGCTTCCCCATGCAAGAAGTGCTACCCATCTTGCTTGAAGCGGCGCTCGTACGCACGTACGAACAAAACGGGTGGTTGGACGACGAAGAACCTGTCGTTCGAACCTTCCCGATGCTTTCTCACCTCATGGAAGCCGTGGACGCCGTGCTGGCCGAAGAAGCCTACGCGGCGGACGTGCAACGCAACCTCCGCACGGCGCTGCGGCACCGCATCAAGTCCCTGATGAAAGGCGCGAAAGGGCAGTTGTTCAACGTGGCGACGTCCACGCCGCTGCACGACCTTCTCGACGCGCCCGCCGTCGTGAACCTCTCGATGCTCAGCGACGACGCTGATAAATCCCTCGTGATGGGCTTGCTGCTCGGCTTGTTGTACGAACGGCGCTTCACGCAAGGTCCGAGCGACTTGCGGCACGTCACCTTCGTCGAAGAAGCGCACCGCGTGCTGCGCAAACCCGCGCCGGACACCCCGAGCGGCAAGGCGTTCGTGGCGGAGATGTTCGCGGATCTCCTCGCGGAAGTCCGCGCGTACGGCGAAGGACTCGTCATCGTCGATCAAGTGCCTGCCAAGCTCATCCCGGACGCCTTGAAGAACACCAACCTCAAGATCGTGCACCGCTTGCAAGCGAGCGACGATCAAGACAGCCTCGCCGCTGTGATGGGCCTTGAAGACGAGCAGAAGCGTGCCATCAGCTTGCTGCGCCGCGGTCAGGCGATCGTGCAAACCGACGACCGCGCCGCGCTCGTGCAAATCCCTGGCGAAGCGTCCGTGCAAGTCCCAACGGCAGAAAAGGAGCTCACGTGA
- a CDS encoding ISL3 family transposase, whose protein sequence is MSLDLHTLFPPELDLQLVEVEQGNAALTLTLASRRRACVCPSCGTVSFRLHSRSTRFVQDLPCLGVTVSLRLIVRRFRCHHVPCTKQTFTEAFPEFITPFKRITKRLSSVFERVALDVGAEPGSRLLTSTGLFVSPDRLLRLVHALPRPERPCPNLIGIDDFAFRKGFTYGTVIVDLKTGTPVDLLSDRDASTVTTWLQARPNIELVARDRGKEYFVAVTTGAPQARQVLDRWHVLKNLREAVERQRAREQQAISNVLIQAGLQLPQIRRSRIDHVRRDAYTERRRAQYHKIRTLQSEGMTISGIARTLGIARPTVHAAVRTEHPPGVSRRRKRPSPLDVFEPHLRRRWAEGCRNAKLLWRELQALGYAGKYPPVRRWTEPRRGFDENVLPESNLIRGGSAPLAWYFVKPRTELDVDERRVLDVILTTFPALNELRTLTRTFVCALLDAKPADLASWRAKVEGSGLKSLQAFVLGLRHEWDALVAASETNGRTARPRAS, encoded by the coding sequence GTGTCGCTCGACCTCCACACCTTGTTCCCACCGGAGCTTGACCTCCAACTCGTCGAAGTCGAGCAGGGTAACGCGGCGCTCACGTTGACCCTCGCCAGTCGTCGACGTGCTTGCGTTTGCCCCTCGTGCGGAACTGTCAGCTTCCGGCTTCACAGCCGCTCCACGCGCTTCGTACAGGATCTGCCGTGCCTCGGTGTCACCGTCTCGTTGCGCCTGATCGTTCGGCGCTTTCGATGTCACCACGTCCCCTGTACGAAGCAGACGTTCACCGAAGCCTTCCCTGAGTTCATCACACCCTTCAAACGGATCACGAAGCGGCTGAGCTCCGTGTTCGAACGCGTGGCACTCGACGTCGGCGCAGAACCTGGCTCGCGACTGTTGACCTCGACGGGCCTGTTCGTTTCCCCCGATCGTCTGTTGCGATTGGTTCATGCCCTTCCGCGTCCCGAACGTCCTTGTCCGAACCTCATCGGCATCGACGACTTCGCCTTCCGAAAGGGCTTCACGTACGGCACGGTGATCGTCGACCTCAAAACGGGCACGCCCGTCGACCTTCTTTCCGATCGCGATGCTTCGACGGTAACAACATGGCTCCAAGCTCGTCCGAACATCGAACTCGTCGCCCGTGATCGTGGGAAAGAGTATTTCGTTGCCGTTACGACGGGTGCGCCGCAAGCTCGGCAAGTGCTCGACCGATGGCACGTCCTCAAGAACCTCCGGGAAGCCGTCGAACGGCAACGGGCCCGAGAGCAGCAGGCCATCTCGAACGTCCTCATCCAAGCCGGTCTGCAACTGCCGCAGATTCGCCGCTCTCGCATCGACCACGTCCGGCGTGACGCGTACACCGAGCGAAGAAGAGCGCAGTATCACAAGATCCGCACGTTGCAGAGCGAAGGAATGACGATCAGTGGCATCGCTCGAACCCTTGGCATCGCACGCCCAACCGTTCACGCAGCCGTACGCACAGAGCACCCGCCGGGCGTGTCGAGGCGACGCAAACGACCGAGTCCGCTTGACGTGTTCGAGCCACATCTCCGACGACGCTGGGCGGAAGGGTGTCGCAACGCCAAGCTGCTTTGGCGAGAACTTCAAGCGCTGGGGTATGCCGGGAAGTACCCGCCCGTTCGTCGCTGGACCGAGCCACGACGGGGATTCGACGAGAACGTACTGCCCGAAAGCAATCTGATTCGTGGCGGTTCGGCTCCGCTCGCGTGGTACTTCGTGAAACCCAGGACGGAACTCGACGTCGACGAGCGGCGTGTGCTGGACGTGATCCTGACGACCTTTCCCGCCTTGAACGAGCTTCGAACCCTCACCCGGACCTTCGTATGTGCTCTGCTCGACGCGAAGCCCGCTGATCTTGCTTCTTGGCGCGCGAAGGTTGAAGGGAGCGGGCTGAAATCGTTGCAGGCGTTTGTGCTCGGCTTGAGGCACGAATGGGACGCCCTGGTGGCGGCGAGCGAAACAAATGGTCGAACGGCCCGACCGAGGGCGTCGTGA
- a CDS encoding AAA family ATPase → MNAHYAVFAQFKLLTDVKERIEPDVLTWFTEHAAALEWWVDTAGNFLSPPIPLPEPRHAERKTTCELRVPLPRNGKFPKSMLDRLEAALQRYCKPQLACVDAHLVAARGPDLTVLYATGVCGAYGERLDVFEKVPRTIVVATQESLSDAARRERADVRAFRLVFENDHVRSGVAKLVMRDRTGQTAVKFLRVYEHVLTRSGTTYSYEGQLIGQVDADANHQYDLVPPLVSSDVGTFTQYLLEGGLTNEPYGVLDIDGQPPYEPSGRAKALLNALPGVMPAPERATKKPKSTVTPSKVASTSAPLAPRENDGAAQVTPTKQVNASVQKASVPLAPSVASTRPSAPALPGTPQVPSGSAFVPRVIEDSMVIDLELLDAARMYVRERKHLLLVGPPGCGKTLLATLLAEEACGVNDAGRPNFTLATADARWTSVDVLGGLRAVPADGLRYAFVPGVVTTAAQRHAHSSSSWGRPHFLILDEFNRAHQDEAFGRLMTLLDPAYRAQTPLVGEEDGASHAVYLPEDFCIIATMNDLDSKQLFAVGSALARRFVRLDLSVPPGERAWFLARGFNANAVDTLFAFMGEAGDDARDSLTVRHMLPLGTHFVHDVLDLHAHGMPLDRALHDKVLPHLEMLSASQLQQLASVAATLTLPNTARRLHTQAQTRLL, encoded by the coding sequence ATGAACGCTCACTACGCTGTCTTCGCTCAATTCAAATTGCTGACCGACGTGAAAGAACGCATCGAACCGGACGTCTTGACGTGGTTCACGGAGCACGCCGCGGCCCTCGAGTGGTGGGTGGACACCGCCGGGAACTTCTTGTCCCCGCCGATTCCCCTGCCTGAACCGAGGCACGCGGAACGAAAAACGACGTGCGAACTTCGCGTGCCGTTGCCACGCAACGGTAAGTTCCCGAAGAGCATGCTCGACCGACTCGAAGCAGCCCTTCAACGCTATTGCAAACCGCAACTCGCGTGCGTCGACGCGCACCTCGTGGCGGCGCGCGGCCCGGACCTCACGGTGCTGTACGCGACGGGCGTGTGCGGCGCGTACGGCGAACGGCTTGACGTGTTCGAGAAGGTGCCACGCACAATCGTGGTCGCCACGCAAGAAAGTTTGAGTGACGCGGCACGCCGGGAACGCGCGGACGTGCGCGCGTTCCGCTTGGTGTTCGAGAACGACCACGTTCGCTCGGGCGTCGCCAAACTGGTGATGCGGGACCGCACCGGGCAAACGGCCGTGAAGTTTTTGCGGGTGTATGAACACGTGTTGACGCGGTCGGGCACCACGTACTCGTACGAAGGGCAGTTGATCGGGCAGGTGGACGCGGACGCGAACCATCAATACGACCTCGTGCCGCCGCTCGTGTCGAGTGACGTGGGGACGTTCACGCAGTACTTGCTGGAAGGCGGGTTGACCAACGAGCCGTACGGCGTGCTGGACATCGACGGTCAACCGCCGTACGAACCGAGTGGCCGCGCGAAAGCACTGCTGAACGCCTTGCCTGGCGTCATGCCCGCGCCCGAGCGGGCCACGAAGAAACCGAAGTCGACCGTGACGCCAAGCAAGGTCGCATCGACTTCGGCGCCGCTCGCGCCGCGTGAAAACGACGGTGCAGCTCAAGTCACGCCGACCAAGCAGGTGAACGCGTCCGTGCAGAAGGCATCGGTGCCGCTCGCGCCAAGCGTCGCGTCGACGCGTCCGTCCGCTCCGGCGCTGCCCGGCACGCCTCAAGTACCGTCTGGCTCCGCGTTCGTGCCGCGCGTCATCGAGGACTCCATGGTGATCGACCTGGAGTTGCTGGACGCGGCGCGCATGTACGTGCGCGAACGCAAGCACCTGCTGCTCGTCGGACCGCCCGGGTGCGGGAAGACGTTGCTCGCGACGCTGCTCGCGGAAGAAGCGTGCGGCGTGAACGACGCCGGACGACCGAATTTTACGCTCGCGACGGCCGACGCGCGATGGACGTCCGTGGACGTCCTCGGCGGGTTGCGCGCCGTACCAGCCGATGGGTTACGGTACGCGTTCGTGCCCGGCGTCGTCACGACGGCCGCGCAGCGTCACGCGCACAGTTCGAGTTCGTGGGGGCGTCCGCACTTCCTCATCCTCGATGAATTCAACCGAGCGCATCAAGACGAAGCGTTCGGGCGGTTGATGACGCTGCTCGACCCGGCATACCGAGCACAGACTCCGCTGGTCGGGGAAGAAGACGGCGCGTCGCACGCCGTGTACCTTCCCGAGGACTTCTGCATCATCGCGACCATGAACGACCTCGATTCCAAGCAGTTGTTCGCGGTGGGTTCCGCGCTTGCTCGACGGTTCGTGCGCCTCGACCTCAGCGTGCCGCCCGGTGAGCGCGCTTGGTTCCTCGCGCGCGGCTTTAACGCGAACGCCGTGGACACCCTGTTCGCGTTCATGGGTGAAGCGGGTGATGACGCGCGCGACTCACTCACCGTTCGGCACATGCTGCCGCTTGGAACGCACTTCGTGCACGACGTGCTGGACTTGCACGCGCACGGCATGCCGCTCGACCGCGCGTTGCACGACAAGGTTCTTCCGCACTTGGAGATGTTGAGCGCGTCGCAACTTCAGCAACTCGCAAGTGTCGCGGCGACGTTGACGTTGCCGAACACCGCTCGTCGGTTGCACACGCAAGCGCAAACGCGGTTGCTGTGA
- a CDS encoding HAD hydrolase-like protein, with translation MFDLDHTLVFTDALQTHRDDPQCDYNGPAFREALQFAHCDYQLRLFLEALSALPAEHRPRLAIVTRAKHAYAQAVLQQFLPKVTFDALRCFEDARDGGGVYKPHPRLVLELMATFDVAAHETVVVGDDLGDVEMAYRAGVTSILANFYWQRRDTQSPKKNEFFYALDAVPDAVVDTAKELRDALCRPAERLPFVEAFEQGVSPRVALRKPTHVKLTVFGLVHAPGLVVHVLGRYFAGPRHEHDATVTPRRATHGTTRNILAKEHGDDRVPDTWVDACSLLLPRVLSLRTPTVITIIPSKRGRARRMECLLVRLSERFPASSWVFDAQVFEFMEGAASQKHLPHAPERHENIEQHLKLHETHVVQPRYRYIVLDDVLTTGATLLGARHVLVGAGVRASNVQGVVIARNVRCREGRRP, from the coding sequence GTGTTCGACCTTGACCACACCCTCGTCTTCACGGACGCGTTGCAAACGCACCGAGACGACCCTCAGTGTGATTACAACGGCCCGGCGTTCAGGGAGGCGTTGCAATTCGCGCACTGCGATTATCAATTGCGCTTGTTTCTCGAAGCGTTGTCCGCACTGCCCGCCGAGCACCGGCCGCGCCTCGCAATCGTGACGCGCGCGAAGCACGCGTACGCGCAAGCGGTGCTGCAGCAGTTCCTCCCGAAGGTGACGTTTGACGCACTGCGCTGCTTCGAAGACGCACGCGACGGCGGCGGCGTGTACAAACCTCATCCACGCCTCGTCTTGGAGTTGATGGCGACATTCGACGTGGCCGCGCATGAAACGGTCGTGGTCGGTGATGACTTGGGCGACGTCGAGATGGCGTACCGCGCGGGCGTCACGAGCATCCTCGCGAACTTCTACTGGCAACGGCGTGACACGCAATCACCGAAGAAGAACGAGTTCTTTTACGCGCTGGACGCGGTACCCGACGCGGTCGTCGACACGGCGAAAGAGTTACGCGACGCTTTGTGCCGTCCGGCAGAGCGCTTACCGTTCGTTGAAGCGTTCGAGCAGGGCGTGTCGCCGCGCGTCGCGCTTCGCAAACCGACGCATGTGAAGCTCACGGTGTTCGGACTGGTTCACGCGCCAGGCTTGGTCGTGCACGTACTCGGTCGGTACTTCGCGGGTCCCCGTCATGAACACGATGCGACCGTCACGCCGCGGCGTGCAACGCACGGCACCACGCGTAACATTCTCGCCAAAGAGCATGGTGACGACCGCGTGCCGGACACGTGGGTCGACGCGTGCAGCTTGTTGTTGCCGCGCGTGCTCAGCCTGCGCACGCCCACCGTCATCACGATCATTCCGTCGAAACGAGGGCGAGCGCGACGCATGGAATGCCTCCTCGTACGCCTGAGCGAGCGCTTTCCCGCGTCGTCGTGGGTGTTCGACGCGCAAGTGTTCGAGTTCATGGAAGGCGCCGCGTCGCAAAAGCACCTTCCGCACGCGCCCGAACGGCACGAGAACATCGAGCAGCACTTGAAGTTGCACGAGACGCACGTCGTGCAGCCGCGGTATCGTTACATCGTGCTCGACGATGTCCTCACGACCGGCGCGACGCTGCTCGGCGCGCGACACGTTCTCGTTGGCGCGGGCGTTCGCGCTTCGAACGTTCAAGGCGTTGTCATCGCCAGAAACGTACGCTGCCGGGAAGGACGCCGACCGTGA
- a CDS encoding DNA-processing protein DprA yields MTISEDTFRLLTLQHLKGVGNVTLTKLATNPAFRETNTADVARLMPNLASKLDAAALDDAERAARTQADAARSDGAMIVSLLDDTYPPLLRATFDAPAVLYVKGRVQPQRCLAVIGTREPTRHGEVIAQRLTEHFASRAWSVISGLALGVDGLAHRAALDAGGHTVAVLAHGLHTVAPRGHAALARDILDAGGALVTEYGYGVNAFPPQFVKRDRVQAGLAQGVVLVQTDVTGGSWHASRASVEYGRVLAYPQPTRHDREANAPKIQGLLELERSASAAAAQLKCSPSALERVYPLASRDDYPRFEDALNGPLTPGSQASLF; encoded by the coding sequence GTGACGATCAGCGAAGACACCTTTCGGTTGTTGACGCTGCAGCACCTCAAAGGCGTCGGGAACGTCACGCTGACCAAACTCGCCACGAACCCGGCGTTTCGTGAAACGAACACAGCGGACGTGGCGCGCCTCATGCCGAACTTGGCGAGTAAACTCGACGCGGCCGCGTTGGACGACGCGGAGCGCGCTGCCCGCACGCAAGCGGACGCGGCCCGTTCGGACGGTGCGATGATCGTGTCGCTGCTGGACGACACGTACCCGCCGTTGTTGCGCGCGACATTCGACGCGCCCGCCGTGCTGTACGTCAAAGGCCGCGTGCAACCGCAGCGGTGCCTGGCGGTGATCGGCACGCGCGAACCCACGCGGCACGGTGAGGTGATCGCGCAGCGTCTCACCGAGCACTTCGCGTCGCGCGCTTGGAGCGTCATCAGCGGACTTGCGCTTGGCGTGGACGGCCTCGCGCACCGCGCGGCGCTGGACGCGGGCGGGCACACGGTCGCGGTGCTCGCGCACGGTCTGCACACGGTGGCACCGCGCGGGCACGCGGCCCTCGCGCGCGACATTCTCGACGCGGGCGGCGCGCTTGTCACCGAGTACGGGTACGGCGTGAACGCCTTTCCACCGCAATTCGTGAAGCGCGACCGGGTGCAGGCAGGCTTGGCGCAAGGCGTGGTGCTCGTGCAGACGGACGTCACAGGCGGCAGTTGGCACGCGAGTCGCGCGAGCGTCGAGTACGGTCGGGTGCTCGCGTATCCGCAGCCGACGCGGCACGACCGGGAAGCGAACGCCCCGAAAATTCAAGGATTGTTGGAACTCGAACGCTCGGCGAGCGCGGCAGCCGCGCAATTGAAGTGCTCGCCGAGCGCCTTGGAACGGGTGTACCCGCTCGCGTCACGCGATGACTACCCGCGCTTCGAGGACGCATTGAACGGTCCGCTGACCCCGGGTTCGCAAGCATCACTTTTTTAA
- a CDS encoding DUF91 domain-containing protein, with protein MPVELGIWRLGPTIEPVQFTHLDSEAKLEDALTRDIRMLDANLMVLGSQVRTDNGKFIDILAVDITGDVCVVELKRAMTPREVVAQTLDYAAWVQQLSNERIREIYAEKHAGKAFEQGFAERFGDDAPVPDELNKRHRLLIVASHLDPSTERIIAYLAQYGVPLNAVFLRYFKEGASEYLARTWLLDPSDVEGSVEKSPASRTQESWNERDYYVSFGHDAQRAWEDARTLGFVSAGGGAWYTNSLKQLKEGDRVSVHVPKRGYVGVGVVTGAAVPARDFTVEHGGQRVRLSALTLRGQLLHDQDDERCEWMVPVRWLDTRALEQAVWEKGLFANQNSACKLRNRFTLERLSVHFKPAFEASL; from the coding sequence ATGCCTGTCGAACTTGGCATTTGGCGCCTCGGCCCGACCATTGAACCCGTGCAGTTCACGCACCTCGACAGTGAAGCGAAACTCGAAGACGCCCTCACGCGTGACATTCGCATGCTGGACGCGAACCTCATGGTGCTCGGCTCGCAAGTCCGCACGGACAACGGCAAGTTCATCGACATCCTCGCCGTGGACATCACCGGGGACGTGTGCGTCGTGGAACTCAAGCGCGCCATGACGCCTCGTGAAGTCGTCGCGCAAACCCTCGATTACGCCGCGTGGGTGCAGCAACTGTCCAACGAACGCATCCGTGAAATCTACGCGGAGAAGCACGCTGGCAAAGCGTTCGAGCAAGGCTTCGCGGAACGCTTCGGGGACGACGCGCCCGTTCCTGACGAACTGAACAAACGGCACCGCTTGCTGATCGTCGCGTCGCACCTCGATCCGAGCACGGAACGCATCATCGCGTACCTCGCGCAGTACGGCGTGCCTCTTAACGCGGTGTTCCTCCGGTACTTTAAGGAAGGCGCCAGCGAGTACTTGGCGCGCACGTGGCTGCTCGACCCGAGCGACGTCGAAGGCAGCGTCGAGAAAAGCCCGGCGAGTCGCACGCAAGAATCGTGGAACGAACGTGATTACTACGTGTCGTTCGGGCATGACGCGCAACGCGCGTGGGAGGACGCGCGCACCCTTGGCTTCGTCAGCGCGGGCGGTGGCGCGTGGTACACGAACAGCCTCAAGCAACTCAAGGAAGGCGACCGCGTGTCCGTGCACGTACCGAAGCGAGGGTACGTCGGCGTGGGCGTCGTCACGGGCGCGGCCGTGCCCGCGCGGGACTTCACGGTCGAGCACGGCGGGCAACGCGTGCGGTTGTCGGCGCTGACGTTGCGCGGGCAGTTGCTGCACGACCAGGACGACGAGCGCTGCGAGTGGATGGTGCCCGTGCGGTGGCTCGACACGCGCGCGTTGGAGCAAGCGGTGTGGGAGAAAGGCTTGTTCGCCAATCAGAACTCCGCGTGCAAGTTGCGCAACCGCTTCACCTTGGAGCGTTTGAGCGTGCACTTCAAGCCGGCGTTCGAAGCGTCCCTGTAG
- a CDS encoding HAD-IA family hydrolase encodes MLATSPLPVHPLVRAFIFDLDDTLAATGHLKSYCATQDREALQRALHDLTPHPDLEVVLQRLTTHVPLAAAVVGTRVYAETLLTHLFPSVTWTAIVTYEDVARAKPYPDVFELAAKRLNVDAANVVVVGDHRDDMEAAYHAGMQAALCAWHDADADAYAFVPDAFLFEPNDLLTYLTSPALARPLLEGYLLHQDEAASQRQEPIPVGVHVPGHAPFLVDVLGRYFPNFNRTLHLHRTHPLSRQIALKERPEPFPVPDAWRPALRALAEYAAATWHVDTITVVPTKPGKDARLERILDVMADASPHVDVTFDAHLLAFQEGTPSIKHLPAASRFPTVKAGLSVRASCTGRRVLVLDDVITQGATLLAALQRLREAGAVDVRGAALAKTISGTMFRVQKETLTCPECGADLQLLSRRSDGRPFWGCANYRFTGCWYTQPY; translated from the coding sequence ATGCTCGCGACTTCCCCGCTCCCCGTCCACCCGCTCGTTCGCGCGTTCATCTTCGATCTCGACGACACCCTCGCCGCGACCGGGCACCTCAAGTCGTACTGCGCGACGCAAGACCGCGAAGCGTTGCAACGCGCCCTGCACGACTTAACGCCTCACCCGGACTTGGAAGTGGTGCTGCAGCGTCTCACGACCCACGTGCCGCTCGCCGCCGCGGTCGTCGGAACGCGCGTGTACGCCGAGACACTCCTGACCCACTTATTTCCAAGCGTCACGTGGACCGCGATCGTCACGTACGAAGACGTGGCGCGCGCCAAACCGTACCCGGACGTGTTCGAATTGGCCGCGAAGCGCTTGAACGTCGACGCGGCGAACGTCGTCGTCGTCGGCGACCACCGCGACGACATGGAAGCCGCGTACCACGCGGGCATGCAAGCCGCGCTGTGCGCGTGGCATGACGCGGACGCCGACGCGTACGCCTTCGTGCCCGACGCGTTCTTGTTCGAGCCAAACGACCTGTTGACGTACCTCACGTCGCCCGCGCTCGCGCGGCCCCTCCTCGAAGGGTACCTGCTGCATCAAGATGAAGCCGCGTCGCAACGGCAAGAGCCCATTCCCGTCGGCGTGCACGTTCCAGGGCACGCGCCGTTCCTCGTGGACGTCCTCGGGCGGTACTTCCCGAACTTCAACCGCACCTTGCACTTGCACCGCACGCATCCGCTGTCGCGTCAAATCGCCTTGAAAGAACGCCCGGAGCCGTTCCCCGTACCGGACGCGTGGCGTCCGGCACTCCGAGCGCTGGCCGAGTACGCCGCCGCAACGTGGCACGTCGACACCATCACGGTCGTTCCAACCAAGCCTGGCAAGGACGCGCGCCTCGAACGCATTCTCGACGTCATGGCCGACGCGTCCCCGCACGTCGACGTCACGTTCGACGCGCACCTGCTCGCGTTTCAGGAAGGCACGCCATCCATCAAGCACCTGCCAGCGGCGTCGCGGTTCCCGACGGTGAAAGCCGGGCTGAGCGTACGTGCGTCTTGCACGGGTCGGCGCGTCCTCGTTTTGGACGACGTGATCACGCAAGGCGCGACGTTGCTCGCCGCGCTGCAACGCTTGCGGGAAGCTGGAGCGGTCGACGTGCGAGGCGCCGCCCTCGCCAAAACGATCAGTGGAACGATGTTTCGCGTGCAGAAGGAGACGTTGACGTGCCCGGAGTGCGGCGCTGACTTGCAGTTGCTGAGCCGCCGATCCGACGGCCGCCCGTTTTGGGGTTGCGCGAACTACCGCTTCACCGGGTGTTGGTACACGCAACCGTACTGA